In Rhizobium sp. ARZ01, a genomic segment contains:
- a CDS encoding adenylate/guanylate cyclase domain-containing protein, translating to MHRLPREVGSWIYDFFYNAHSVAYLKIDAQLCIAAKGGNVNHYGFSSLRIGKPVVDQLEFMEGLLPCPELPYHMAMVELPSGRVADLHLFAGNACVWLLFLDATAERDNKQRLQQKAYEMTLLQERERQLNEKLQSTNEALRKSQEGLSREYQRAESLLLNILPAPIAERLKAHKKIADNHAEVSVLFADIVGFTERTRSVGAVTTLAILNYFFKAADRLSERYGCEKIKTIGDCVMVVAGLPTSRSDHAEALAHYALELRKAVKRERFAGEPLRLRIGIHSGPIVAGVIGKRRFAYDLWGETVNLASRIQTSAEPDEIRISDATHQLLGPKFACDPLEEAELRGTGRVRMWRLPA from the coding sequence ATGCATAGATTGCCAAGAGAAGTCGGAAGCTGGATTTACGATTTCTTCTACAATGCGCACTCTGTCGCATATCTGAAAATTGACGCCCAGCTTTGCATAGCTGCGAAGGGTGGTAACGTTAACCATTACGGGTTCTCATCGCTTCGCATTGGCAAGCCTGTTGTCGATCAGCTTGAATTTATGGAAGGTTTGCTGCCTTGCCCGGAGCTTCCATATCATATGGCCATGGTCGAATTGCCCAGCGGGCGCGTTGCGGACCTTCATCTTTTTGCCGGCAATGCCTGCGTGTGGCTGCTCTTTCTTGACGCCACTGCCGAACGCGACAACAAGCAGCGGCTTCAACAGAAGGCTTATGAAATGACGCTCCTGCAAGAGCGGGAGCGCCAGCTCAACGAGAAATTACAATCGACGAACGAGGCATTGAGGAAGAGCCAGGAGGGATTGTCGCGTGAATACCAGCGCGCCGAATCCCTACTCCTCAACATTCTTCCGGCGCCGATCGCGGAGCGGTTAAAAGCGCACAAAAAAATTGCAGACAACCACGCAGAGGTGAGTGTGCTGTTTGCCGACATCGTCGGTTTTACCGAGAGAACGCGGAGCGTCGGAGCGGTGACGACGCTCGCTATCTTAAATTACTTCTTCAAGGCCGCGGATCGCCTCTCGGAACGATACGGCTGCGAAAAGATAAAGACAATCGGTGATTGTGTGATGGTTGTCGCTGGCCTGCCCACCTCGCGATCTGATCATGCAGAAGCCCTCGCGCACTATGCACTTGAACTGCGGAAGGCGGTTAAGCGCGAACGCTTCGCAGGAGAACCGCTGAGGCTCAGAATTGGAATTCATTCGGGACCAATCGTCGCTGGCGTCATAGGCAAAAGGCGGTTCGCCTATGACCTGTGGGGCGAGACCGTTAATCTCGCCTCACGCATTCAAACGTCCGCGGAGCCCGATGAGATCCGTATTTCGGACGCAACTCACCAACTGCTTGGACCAAAATTTGCTTGCGACCCACTCGAGGAAGCGGAATTGCGTGGTACAGGCCGTGTGCGAATGTGGCGGCTCCCGGCTTGA
- a CDS encoding CoA transferase, producing MTEAPNPTEPTGYASYWPEPAKGIHGQFLAGVRVLDLSRHLPGPLCTLLLRDLGASVLKIEPPPGDELRQLGPPGIHGDSIYYEAINAGKASLTVDLKTSAGKELILSLVDEADILIESFRPTVMAKLGLSADVLRKRNPRLIFCSVSGFGADGPRAAQAGHDINYLALAGALSFNGMKGRPHFFEPPIADVSASMMAAITILAALNRQSHSNQGCVIDLALADVVMPLQAFRIAELVHGNVPTRETGPLNGGWACYRLYETADGKWISLGAVEPKFWAAFCDTTQRPEWKDRHTDPLPQTELISELDAYFRQATLTEHMQRFEKVDCCIAPVVDLSEAVNDQHALARQLVRQGPDGLLQALFPARIDGTAPEVRPPLYRAD from the coding sequence TTGACCGAGGCACCCAACCCAACCGAACCGACTGGCTACGCATCTTACTGGCCCGAGCCTGCAAAAGGCATCCATGGGCAGTTTCTTGCTGGGGTGCGCGTGCTGGATCTGTCGAGGCACTTGCCCGGCCCGTTGTGTACGCTCCTGCTGCGCGATCTCGGCGCTTCCGTGCTTAAGATAGAACCCCCTCCCGGAGATGAACTAAGACAACTCGGTCCGCCCGGCATTCACGGCGATTCTATCTACTATGAAGCCATCAATGCGGGTAAGGCGAGCCTTACGGTCGACCTGAAAACCTCAGCGGGCAAAGAGCTGATCTTAAGCCTTGTTGATGAAGCCGATATCCTGATTGAATCCTTTCGCCCTACAGTCATGGCGAAGCTCGGCTTGTCCGCAGACGTCCTGAGAAAACGGAATCCACGCCTAATCTTTTGCTCTGTCAGCGGTTTTGGCGCGGATGGTCCGCGCGCTGCACAGGCCGGACATGACATAAACTATCTGGCGTTGGCTGGCGCACTGTCATTCAACGGTATGAAAGGGCGCCCGCACTTCTTCGAGCCGCCCATAGCCGATGTATCCGCCTCGATGATGGCGGCGATCACGATCTTGGCCGCCCTCAACCGGCAATCACACAGCAATCAGGGATGCGTAATCGACCTTGCGCTGGCCGATGTTGTGATGCCGCTCCAAGCCTTCCGTATCGCAGAGCTTGTTCACGGCAATGTACCCACCCGTGAGACCGGGCCGCTGAACGGCGGTTGGGCCTGCTACAGGCTCTACGAAACAGCGGACGGGAAATGGATAAGCCTCGGAGCTGTAGAACCGAAATTCTGGGCTGCGTTCTGCGATACTACACAGCGCCCGGAATGGAAGGATCGCCACACCGATCCCCTACCGCAGACAGAGCTCATATCGGAACTTGATGCGTACTTCCGTCAGGCAACGCTGACAGAACATATGCAACGGTTCGAGAAAGTGGATTGCTGCATAGCGCCGGTCGTGGACCTTTCCGAGGCTGTCAACGATCAGCACGCATTAGCCCGGCAACTCGTACGCCAAGGCCCGGATGGGCTTTTGCAGGCGCTTTTCCCAGCACGCATAGACGGCACGGCGCCGGAAGTACGGCCACCGCTCTACCGGGCGGACTAG
- a CDS encoding MaoC/PaaZ C-terminal domain-containing protein, producing the protein MEANQDFEFFNGKDKSRGSKTIGPSSAFHVNQHAWRYIEDLPIGAQFECGNFVFNSEEIVAFAEMYDPQHFHVSVESARETIFGGLISSSLHTLAACFGIFVRATSELKSVAGLRLRETEIPRPVRPGARIDVRAEWVAARRSRTRPNIGIVTVEGVALENGRDVVLRFGATFMVERRYHGE; encoded by the coding sequence GTGGAAGCCAATCAAGATTTCGAATTTTTCAATGGAAAAGACAAATCAAGAGGTTCTAAGACAATTGGCCCGTCCTCAGCGTTCCATGTGAACCAACATGCCTGGCGCTATATCGAGGATCTCCCGATCGGGGCGCAATTTGAATGCGGAAATTTCGTGTTCAACTCGGAGGAAATCGTTGCCTTTGCGGAGATGTACGACCCTCAGCATTTTCACGTCAGTGTTGAGTCCGCACGAGAGACGATTTTCGGCGGGTTAATCTCATCCAGCCTGCACACACTGGCCGCCTGCTTTGGCATTTTCGTTCGAGCAACGTCTGAGCTAAAGAGTGTAGCCGGGCTGAGGCTGAGGGAAACGGAGATTCCCAGGCCCGTACGACCGGGCGCACGCATCGATGTCCGGGCAGAGTGGGTTGCGGCACGGCGCTCGAGAACGCGCCCAAATATCGGGATTGTCACGGTAGAAGGGGTCGCGCTCGAGAACGGCAGGGACGTCGTTCTCCGCTTTGGGGCTACTTTCATGGTTGAACGCCGATATCATGGGGAGTGA
- a CDS encoding TetR/AcrR family transcriptional regulator, whose product MPKNAAQPRGNTKEGRNQTQSPGGSRDAILEAAARLLRTHGYEATTLRMIASEVGIKAGSVYYYFDSKEKIVETVVNDGIAIVQSHVLDALKSCPADATPKERLRVAIKAHLFSYLEYSNFTSSSVKTFTYLPESIRKSNIVFRREYEGVWRKLIGEIEDASLIPQGVSSKSVVLMLIGAMNSAGEWYNPEKMSIDKIADEFATIVVRA is encoded by the coding sequence GTGCCGAAGAACGCTGCGCAACCACGTGGGAACACCAAAGAAGGGCGCAATCAAACGCAAAGTCCGGGAGGGTCGAGGGACGCCATCCTGGAGGCCGCAGCGCGCCTCCTAAGGACCCACGGCTATGAAGCCACCACACTGCGAATGATTGCATCAGAGGTCGGCATAAAGGCGGGTAGCGTCTACTATTATTTCGATTCAAAAGAGAAAATTGTCGAGACGGTCGTCAATGACGGAATTGCGATTGTGCAAAGCCACGTATTGGATGCGCTTAAATCCTGTCCTGCGGATGCCACTCCCAAGGAAAGGTTGAGGGTCGCGATCAAGGCGCACCTTTTTTCTTATCTTGAATACAGTAATTTCACGTCATCCAGCGTTAAAACATTCACCTATCTTCCGGAGTCGATCAGGAAAAGCAACATAGTATTCCGCCGAGAATATGAGGGCGTCTGGAGAAAACTGATCGGCGAAATTGAAGATGCTTCTCTTATTCCGCAGGGAGTTTCCTCGAAATCGGTTGTCCTGATGCTGATCGGGGCAATGAATTCCGCGGGGGAATGGTACAATCCGGAGAAAATGAGCATTGATAAAATTGCTGATGAGTTTGCCACCATTGTCGTCAGGGCCTAG
- a CDS encoding carboxyl transferase domain-containing protein, with protein sequence MAKIESQIQADSLAFKANTEAYRGLIGELKEHHSGILRGGGELLAERHKGRGKILVRARIDHLVDPLSPFLELSPLAAWGMYENQVPSAGIITGIGIIEGIPCMIIANDATVKGGSFFSETVKKHLRAQEIAAENKLPCIYLVDCGGAFLPEQDRVFPDRNHFGGTFYQQCRMSAEGLPQISAVFGGCTAGGAYIPALSDEVVIVRGTGRIHLGGPPIVKAAINEIVDGETLGGAEMHSTISGVTDYLVDSEMEALAKVRSIVAALNWPASCSQEIRPAVPPLYDPDELGGIVGCNLKQPYDVREVIARMVDGSEFQEFKPAYGSSLVCGFASIHGFPIAILANNGVLFAESSVKGAHFIELAEQRRIPLLFLQNITGFMVGTEAERNGIAKHSAKLVYAVSNARVPKYTVVIGGSYGAGNYGMCGRGFRPRFMFSWPNGRIATMSPDVASTVVTELRRQSISRGAADEAEIERIGAQTRAQFEEQSSPYYATARLWDDGIIEPQQTRDVLGLCLSLAANELELSGNRPVYRM encoded by the coding sequence ATGGCCAAAATCGAGAGTCAAATTCAGGCGGATAGCCTTGCTTTCAAAGCGAATACCGAGGCGTACCGCGGCTTGATAGGTGAGCTGAAAGAGCACCATAGCGGCATCCTTCGGGGTGGCGGAGAGCTCCTTGCGGAGCGGCACAAGGGGCGGGGCAAAATTCTGGTTCGTGCCAGAATAGACCACCTTGTCGATCCGCTTTCCCCTTTCCTGGAGCTTTCGCCGCTTGCTGCGTGGGGGATGTATGAAAATCAGGTTCCCTCTGCCGGAATTATAACGGGTATCGGCATCATCGAAGGCATCCCGTGCATGATTATCGCCAATGATGCGACGGTCAAAGGCGGGTCGTTCTTCAGTGAAACCGTCAAGAAACACCTTCGTGCGCAGGAAATTGCTGCCGAAAACAAGCTTCCCTGCATTTACTTGGTCGATTGCGGCGGAGCCTTCCTCCCGGAGCAGGATCGCGTGTTCCCCGACAGGAATCACTTCGGCGGTACCTTTTACCAGCAGTGCAGGATGTCGGCGGAAGGGTTGCCGCAGATTTCCGCGGTGTTCGGAGGATGCACGGCCGGAGGGGCGTATATTCCGGCGCTCTCCGACGAAGTTGTCATTGTGCGGGGTACGGGCCGAATTCATCTCGGTGGTCCCCCAATCGTAAAGGCGGCCATCAATGAGATTGTCGACGGGGAGACGCTTGGCGGAGCCGAGATGCACTCCACCATTTCGGGTGTGACGGACTATCTCGTCGACTCTGAAATGGAAGCTCTCGCAAAAGTCAGGAGCATTGTCGCAGCGCTGAACTGGCCGGCATCGTGCAGTCAGGAGATTCGTCCCGCTGTTCCGCCTCTCTACGATCCGGATGAGCTTGGCGGAATCGTGGGCTGCAATCTCAAGCAGCCTTACGATGTGCGGGAAGTCATTGCGCGCATGGTTGATGGGAGCGAATTCCAGGAGTTCAAGCCTGCTTACGGCTCGTCTCTTGTCTGCGGGTTCGCCTCGATACATGGATTTCCGATTGCGATCCTGGCCAACAACGGCGTCTTGTTCGCCGAATCGTCGGTCAAGGGCGCGCACTTTATCGAACTGGCCGAACAGCGCCGCATACCGTTGTTGTTCCTGCAGAATATCACCGGTTTCATGGTTGGAACCGAAGCGGAGCGCAACGGCATCGCGAAGCACTCTGCCAAACTTGTCTATGCGGTCTCCAACGCTCGCGTGCCGAAGTACACCGTCGTCATTGGCGGTTCCTATGGCGCCGGCAACTACGGCATGTGCGGCCGCGGGTTCCGTCCCAGGTTCATGTTCTCCTGGCCGAACGGCCGGATTGCGACGATGAGCCCGGATGTCGCCTCGACCGTTGTCACAGAACTAAGGCGCCAAAGTATTAGCCGGGGTGCTGCCGATGAGGCTGAGATCGAACGGATCGGCGCGCAGACCCGCGCCCAGTTCGAAGAGCAAAGCAGCCCCTACTATGCAACCGCACGCCTTTGGGACGACGGCATCATTGAGCCCCAGCAGACGCGCGATGTGTTGGGCCTGTGCCTTTCGCTCGCGGCTAACGAACTCGAATTGTCAGGCAATCGCCCTGTCTATCGGATGTAG
- a CDS encoding biotin carboxylase N-terminal domain-containing protein, translating to MITSLLIANRGEIACRVIRTCRKLGIRTVAVYSDADRDALHVCSADHAIWIGPSPARESYLNAQAIVDAAIRTGADAIHPGYGFLSEKTILAKLCAEAGIIFVGPSANCIELMGSKIESKQIALKAGVPSVPGYIGDDQSTSRLLDEARSIGFPLMIKASAGGGGKGMRRVMHADDLPAALDLARREAESAFGDSSVLIERLVQRPRHLEVQIAGDKLGNVVHLFERDCSVQRNHQKVLEEAPAPNLNERVRSKLFERAVALTSAIGYDSIGTVEFIYEDGQDEPWFLEMNTRLQVEHTVTEEITGTDLVEWQIRIANGEPLPLAQEQIRCSGHAIEARITAERADLGFRPEVGKISHYKEPASIRVDSGVEAGSEISLYYDSLLAKAIATGKAREEASAKLATALRDFAVLGLGTTLPFLADAVSHPIFAGGEARTDFIDIAFEGGWRPTRKYRDLARAVAAALRVETSACTRALDPCSPWASLTGFRVLQSSGGMASASVVITDDEEILRAKVCGLPNGHRVVDLPDGQSKFQIRVEGSDFFVETDQGLVRGVYSAVGNEIALRLAGEAYRLDVELEVETASGQKGGSAADGSIMTTMPGIIVDVCVADGDLVDAGQTVAVIESMKLLVSLPAPKAGRVTDLGCRAGESVRAGKRLMTIVSEDATGG from the coding sequence ATGATCACTTCCCTTCTCATAGCCAACCGCGGTGAAATTGCCTGTCGTGTGATCCGCACATGCCGGAAACTGGGTATTCGCACCGTTGCTGTGTACTCGGATGCCGACCGCGATGCTCTACACGTTTGCTCTGCAGATCATGCAATTTGGATCGGCCCGAGCCCTGCCCGCGAAAGCTACCTGAACGCCCAGGCCATCGTCGATGCGGCCATCCGAACCGGCGCGGACGCCATCCATCCGGGCTACGGTTTCCTGTCTGAAAAAACGATCCTCGCGAAGCTTTGCGCCGAGGCGGGAATCATATTTGTGGGCCCTTCGGCGAATTGCATTGAGCTTATGGGGTCAAAAATCGAATCCAAGCAGATCGCATTGAAAGCCGGCGTGCCCAGCGTGCCCGGGTACATCGGAGATGACCAATCGACGTCGCGTCTCCTCGATGAAGCCCGCAGCATCGGTTTCCCGCTGATGATCAAGGCTTCCGCCGGCGGCGGGGGCAAGGGGATGAGGCGGGTCATGCATGCCGATGACTTGCCGGCGGCTCTCGATCTGGCCCGCCGTGAAGCTGAATCGGCATTCGGTGACTCTTCGGTATTGATCGAGCGGCTCGTGCAGCGCCCGCGGCATCTCGAGGTCCAGATTGCCGGGGACAAACTCGGCAATGTTGTGCATCTCTTCGAACGGGATTGTTCCGTTCAGCGAAATCACCAGAAAGTCCTGGAGGAGGCCCCTGCGCCCAATCTGAATGAGCGGGTACGCAGCAAGCTATTCGAGCGCGCGGTCGCCCTGACCAGTGCAATCGGCTACGACAGCATCGGAACGGTCGAATTCATCTATGAAGATGGCCAGGACGAGCCGTGGTTCCTCGAGATGAATACGCGCCTCCAGGTCGAGCATACAGTGACCGAGGAGATTACCGGCACCGACCTGGTCGAATGGCAAATCCGGATAGCCAACGGAGAGCCGTTGCCGCTGGCGCAGGAGCAGATCCGCTGTTCAGGCCATGCCATCGAGGCACGTATCACCGCAGAACGCGCGGATCTTGGCTTCCGGCCGGAGGTGGGGAAGATTTCCCATTACAAGGAGCCCGCAAGCATTCGCGTTGACAGCGGAGTAGAGGCAGGCTCGGAGATTTCACTCTACTACGATTCACTGCTTGCCAAGGCAATTGCCACGGGAAAAGCCCGGGAAGAAGCCTCCGCCAAGCTGGCAACCGCGCTGAGAGACTTTGCCGTTCTCGGTCTTGGAACGACGCTTCCGTTCTTGGCTGATGCTGTGTCTCATCCGATTTTTGCCGGCGGGGAAGCGCGAACCGACTTTATCGATATTGCGTTTGAAGGTGGCTGGCGCCCGACGAGGAAATATCGTGATCTTGCCCGCGCCGTTGCCGCAGCGCTGCGCGTGGAAACCAGTGCCTGCACAAGGGCGCTCGATCCATGTTCGCCATGGGCGTCGCTCACGGGCTTTAGAGTGCTGCAGTCATCCGGTGGGATGGCAAGCGCGTCCGTAGTCATCACCGATGACGAGGAAATCCTTCGAGCGAAGGTCTGCGGGCTGCCGAATGGCCATCGTGTCGTTGATTTGCCCGATGGACAGAGCAAATTCCAGATCAGGGTGGAGGGATCTGATTTCTTTGTCGAGACGGATCAAGGACTGGTACGCGGCGTGTACTCCGCAGTTGGAAACGAGATCGCTCTACGTCTTGCGGGTGAAGCATACCGGTTGGATGTCGAACTCGAGGTGGAGACGGCTTCCGGGCAGAAAGGCGGTAGTGCGGCCGACGGGTCCATCATGACGACCATGCCTGGCATCATTGTCGATGTCTGCGTGGCCGACGGCGACCTGGTCGACGCCGGACAGACCGTAGCGGTGATTGAATCCATGAAATTGCTGGTGTCGCTCCCGGCTCCAAAAGCGGGGCGGGTTACGGATCTCGGCTGTCGAGCCGGCGAAAGCGTTCGAGCTGGGAAGCGCTTGATGACGATCGTTTCTGAAGATGCAACGGGAGGCTAG
- a CDS encoding MaoC family dehydratase — protein MAGLWFEEFEVGMVFDHAITRTITEADNVWFSCLTMNSQPLHIDADFASRTEWKRPLVNSLFTLGVLVGISVGDTTLGTTIANLGMSDVRFPAPMFHGDTLRVRTTVEAVRLSASREGAGIVNFLHQGFNQDGIEVARCSRAALMRCRPVTDAQND, from the coding sequence ATGGCGGGACTATGGTTCGAAGAATTCGAGGTGGGGATGGTCTTCGACCATGCCATCACCCGCACAATCACGGAGGCGGATAACGTCTGGTTTTCCTGTCTCACGATGAATTCTCAGCCGCTCCATATTGATGCTGACTTTGCCAGCCGCACTGAATGGAAGCGCCCCTTGGTGAACTCGCTTTTCACCCTTGGCGTATTGGTCGGGATTTCGGTCGGCGACACTACACTGGGCACCACCATCGCAAATCTGGGCATGAGCGACGTTCGGTTTCCCGCTCCGATGTTCCATGGCGATACCCTTCGCGTGCGCACGACGGTAGAGGCGGTTCGCCTGAGCGCGTCGCGAGAGGGTGCGGGCATCGTCAACTTCCTGCATCAGGGCTTCAATCAAGATGGCATTGAGGTCGCCCGCTGCTCCCGCGCCGCCTTGATGAGATGTCGGCCAGTGACGGACGCACAGAATGACTAG
- a CDS encoding AMP-binding protein: MRERPTRVAFRHKDLGIWGVWNWKETGEIVRCYAAGLRAMGLGRGDKIAIVGHNRPYLYWTIAAAQWLGAVPVPVYADSVAEELAYVLDHAGVIYAAVQDQEQVDKLLSISERLPQLTVILYDREKGLRDYSQAGLRSIASVIEEGRALLADPAESEIIQKELEAGTGSDLSIILYTSGTTGAPKGVMLSYDNIIAASKIGCEFDNLQEGDEIIAYLPLAWAGDHIFSYAQGIIAGLCINCPESRETVDDDRREIGPTYLFAPPRFFEQTLTHAMVRMEDAGALKRRMFNFFIKHANKVGEKILNRESGVGAVDRLLYWLGKVSVYDALRNQFGLTKIKVAYTAGEAIGPEIFKFYRSIGVNLKQLYGQTEASIYLTLQPDGQIRADTVGRPAPGIEIRIDENGEVIYRSPGVFMGYYRDEAKTAETMTSDGFVRSGDAGFFDETGHLKIIDRATDVGKLQDGSLFPPKYVENKLKFYPSIKEAVCFGDGRDYVSCFINIDLVACGNWAERTGLTYASYQELAGHSLVYDMIGKHIVEVNRTLAAEPRMRGAQIKRFLILHKELDADDGELTRTQKVRRSFIADRYAPLIQALYDGSTAADISTEVAFEDGRKGVLSARVTIRDVDLSSVQQPTSLPEAAE, encoded by the coding sequence ATGCGCGAGCGCCCGACGCGGGTTGCTTTCCGGCACAAGGATCTCGGCATTTGGGGTGTCTGGAACTGGAAGGAAACCGGTGAGATCGTCCGTTGTTACGCAGCCGGCTTGCGGGCAATGGGTCTCGGCCGTGGCGACAAGATCGCCATCGTCGGGCACAATCGGCCTTACCTTTACTGGACCATCGCCGCTGCCCAGTGGCTCGGCGCCGTCCCTGTTCCCGTATACGCCGACAGCGTCGCTGAAGAGCTGGCCTATGTGCTGGATCATGCCGGCGTCATTTATGCCGCGGTCCAGGATCAAGAGCAGGTAGACAAACTTCTGTCCATTTCAGAGCGTCTCCCGCAACTGACGGTCATTCTCTATGATCGGGAAAAAGGTCTTCGCGACTACAGCCAGGCCGGGCTGCGCTCGATCGCATCGGTGATCGAAGAGGGCAGGGCCCTCCTTGCTGATCCGGCAGAATCAGAAATTATTCAGAAAGAGCTTGAAGCGGGAACCGGATCGGATCTCTCGATAATTCTTTACACCTCGGGGACGACCGGCGCTCCGAAGGGCGTGATGTTGTCCTATGACAACATTATAGCCGCCAGCAAAATAGGCTGCGAGTTCGACAATCTGCAGGAAGGCGACGAGATCATTGCCTATCTGCCGCTGGCCTGGGCGGGCGACCACATCTTCTCCTATGCGCAAGGCATCATTGCTGGGCTTTGCATCAACTGCCCGGAGAGCCGGGAAACCGTGGACGATGATCGGCGCGAAATAGGGCCGACCTACCTGTTTGCGCCGCCGCGCTTCTTCGAGCAGACGCTGACGCACGCCATGGTTCGAATGGAGGACGCTGGCGCGCTCAAGCGCCGCATGTTCAATTTCTTCATCAAGCACGCCAATAAGGTCGGCGAGAAGATCTTGAACCGGGAGAGCGGGGTTGGAGCCGTTGATCGCCTTCTATATTGGCTTGGAAAGGTCTCCGTATATGACGCGCTTCGCAATCAGTTTGGCCTGACGAAGATCAAGGTAGCCTACACCGCAGGCGAGGCGATCGGGCCGGAGATCTTCAAGTTCTACCGTTCGATCGGTGTCAATCTGAAGCAGCTTTATGGGCAGACCGAAGCGTCGATCTATCTGACGCTTCAGCCTGACGGCCAGATCCGTGCCGACACGGTCGGCCGGCCGGCACCGGGGATCGAGATCCGCATCGACGAGAATGGGGAGGTGATCTACCGCTCGCCCGGCGTCTTTATGGGATACTACAGGGACGAGGCAAAGACCGCTGAAACCATGACCTCGGACGGCTTCGTGCGTTCGGGCGACGCGGGCTTCTTCGATGAGACCGGTCATCTCAAGATCATCGACCGCGCCACAGATGTCGGAAAATTGCAGGATGGGTCGCTGTTCCCGCCTAAATACGTGGAGAACAAGCTGAAGTTCTATCCGAGCATCAAGGAAGCGGTCTGCTTCGGCGATGGACGAGACTACGTTTCTTGCTTCATCAACATTGATCTCGTGGCGTGCGGCAACTGGGCCGAGCGAACTGGTCTGACCTATGCGTCCTATCAGGAACTGGCGGGCCATTCTCTGGTCTACGATATGATTGGCAAGCATATCGTCGAAGTGAACCGTACGCTCGCTGCGGAGCCGCGCATGCGGGGCGCGCAGATCAAGCGCTTCTTGATCCTTCACAAGGAACTCGATGCCGATGACGGTGAGCTGACGCGCACCCAGAAGGTTCGCCGCAGTTTCATCGCGGACCGATACGCTCCGTTGATCCAGGCACTCTACGACGGCTCGACCGCAGCCGACATCTCGACGGAGGTTGCCTTTGAGGACGGGCGCAAGGGCGTGCTGTCCGCGAGGGTGACGATCAGGGACGTAGATCTTAGCAGCGTCCAACAACCAACTTCTTTACCGGAGGCTGCGGAATGA
- a CDS encoding ABC transporter ATP-binding protein — MRAPDHAIGKGEVLLSVENLSLKFGGLSALTDVSFDIRKSEIRAIIGPNGAGKTSMLNCINGFYFPTEGRLTFKGVNRNKMRPNEAARGGIARTFQNVALFKSMSTLDNIMAGRSIKMNSNFFWQLFRHGPAMAEEVAHRRVVEGIIDFLEIQHIRKTPVGKLPYGLQKRVELGRALAMEPELLLLDEPMAGMNLEEKEDMSRFIFEANQQYGTTIALIEHDIGVVMDLSDRVVVLEYGRKIADGTPDEVRRDQRVIDAYLGVSH; from the coding sequence ATGAGAGCTCCAGATCATGCCATCGGCAAAGGCGAAGTCCTGCTTTCGGTCGAGAACCTGTCGCTGAAATTTGGGGGCCTAAGCGCGCTCACCGACGTGTCTTTCGATATCAGGAAGAGCGAAATCCGCGCCATTATCGGGCCGAATGGAGCCGGGAAGACGTCGATGTTGAACTGCATCAACGGCTTTTACTTTCCGACCGAAGGCCGGCTCACCTTCAAGGGCGTAAACCGCAACAAGATGCGGCCCAATGAAGCGGCACGGGGCGGCATTGCCCGCACGTTCCAGAACGTCGCCCTGTTCAAGAGCATGTCGACGCTCGACAACATCATGGCCGGCCGGTCGATCAAGATGAATTCGAACTTCTTCTGGCAGCTTTTTCGTCATGGCCCGGCTATGGCGGAGGAGGTGGCACACCGGCGCGTCGTCGAGGGGATCATCGATTTTCTCGAGATCCAACACATCCGCAAAACGCCTGTCGGAAAGCTTCCGTACGGGCTGCAGAAGCGGGTCGAACTCGGACGGGCGCTTGCCATGGAGCCGGAACTTCTGTTGCTCGATGAACCGATGGCCGGCATGAACCTCGAAGAGAAAGAGGACATGTCCCGCTTCATTTTTGAGGCGAACCAGCAATACGGCACCACCATTGCCCTGATCGAGCACGACATCGGCGTGGTGATGGACCTTTCGGACCGGGTGGTCGTGCTGGAATACGGGCGCAAGATTGCAGACGGCACGCCAGATGAGGTCAGGCGCGATCAGCGCGTCATCGATGCCTATCTTGGCGTATCGCATTGA